A stretch of Sphingomonas sp. JUb134 DNA encodes these proteins:
- a CDS encoding PAS domain-containing protein produces the protein MQRATAYAGRIEAGEPFDTLDDCEDAILITEAALAVPGPRIVYVNAALERLCGYSREELLGNTPRLLQGYDTDREELARLRRELESRGQAEGEIMNYDKRRQEYVLGWTIVPIRDAAGAVRAWLSLQIDVLRESAGMRAQRTEA, from the coding sequence ATGCAGCGCGCGACGGCCTATGCGGGGCGCATCGAAGCAGGTGAGCCCTTCGACACGCTCGACGACTGCGAAGACGCAATCCTGATCACCGAGGCGGCGCTTGCAGTGCCCGGCCCCCGCATCGTCTACGTCAATGCCGCGCTGGAGCGGCTGTGCGGCTATTCGCGCGAGGAGCTGCTGGGGAACACGCCCCGCTTGCTGCAGGGCTATGACACGGATCGGGAGGAACTGGCGCGGCTCCGGCGCGAGCTTGAGAGCCGGGGCCAGGCCGAAGGCGAAATCATGAACTATGACAAACGCCGCCAGGAGTATGTGCTCGGATGGACGATCGTACCCATCCGTGACGCCGCGGGAGCGGTGCGCGCCTGGCTATCGCTCCAGATCGACGTGCTTCGGGAGAGTGCGGGCATGCGGGCGCAAAGAACCGAAGCCTGA
- a CDS encoding diguanylate cyclase: MKILASLSARIYAVMALCAIATLSLGGLLLHSSYQSRAAFDWVGHSQRVIISLNSLQANLGQAESGLRGYLLADDASYLANFDENIARAATLRESVIELVQDNPQQLQRAEALRSLATDKALVMTRAVQRGRRVGATQAANPVSRERGRSLMQQINAITMAMRDDERRLLLQRTEAANQSYELVRVLLFVGCPLLALLILLLGWQIRTGMTRPLENLLDAVNRFGGGDRDARAKVAGGVEFRELARAHNVMAEQLASAIEQSNMAEAQLARANAELVQRSRALETRQKSIELLSGMARRLQAIRDEGELTTVLDCFLPQVLPDLAGALYVLNHSHNLLIRISTWGEPYANPETFLPDQCWALRRGQSHEVARPGADIVCVHASGSVPVERMCEPVIAGGEVLGLIYVEGLSSPEDRFRLELLMENVALALVNENLRARLREQSIRDPLTRLFNRRYLEEAMQIEAARAQRTGAPLAVVMADVDHFKRFNDTHGHEAGDALLREVAGQIQAHFRHGDIVCRYGGEEFTVIAPGASLELICRRVDELRRAVREMTIEFRGQRLGPVTMSFGIDVWNAADERSTDTLIGEADRALFRAKRLGRDRIEVVPPRVDEAAE; this comes from the coding sequence GTGAAGATCCTCGCCTCCCTCAGCGCCCGCATCTATGCGGTAATGGCCCTTTGCGCCATCGCCACCCTGTCGCTCGGCGGGCTTCTCCTTCACAGCAGCTACCAATCCCGCGCCGCCTTCGACTGGGTCGGGCACTCGCAACGGGTCATCATCAGCCTGAATTCGCTGCAAGCCAACCTCGGCCAGGCCGAATCCGGACTTCGCGGCTATCTGTTGGCCGATGATGCTTCGTACCTCGCGAACTTCGATGAGAACATCGCCCGTGCAGCCACGCTTCGCGAGAGCGTGATCGAGCTCGTTCAAGACAATCCACAGCAGTTGCAGCGGGCCGAGGCGTTGCGAAGCCTCGCGACCGACAAGGCCCTGGTCATGACGCGGGCGGTGCAGCGCGGCCGGCGGGTTGGGGCGACGCAGGCGGCGAACCCCGTCTCGCGCGAGCGCGGCCGATCGCTGATGCAGCAGATCAACGCCATCACCATGGCCATGCGGGACGACGAGCGGCGCCTTCTCCTCCAGCGGACGGAAGCGGCGAACCAGAGCTACGAACTCGTCCGCGTGCTCCTGTTCGTCGGCTGCCCCCTGCTCGCGCTGTTGATCCTGCTGCTGGGCTGGCAGATCCGCACGGGGATGACCCGGCCGCTCGAGAACCTGCTCGATGCGGTCAACCGCTTCGGTGGCGGGGACCGGGATGCCCGCGCGAAAGTGGCAGGCGGTGTCGAATTCCGCGAACTCGCCCGCGCCCACAATGTCATGGCGGAGCAACTGGCGAGCGCCATCGAGCAATCCAACATGGCGGAGGCACAGCTCGCCCGTGCCAATGCCGAGCTGGTCCAGCGAAGCCGGGCCCTGGAGACGCGACAGAAGTCGATCGAGCTCCTGAGCGGGATGGCCCGGAGGCTGCAGGCGATCCGCGACGAGGGCGAGCTCACGACCGTGCTCGACTGTTTCCTGCCGCAGGTCCTGCCGGACCTGGCCGGCGCGCTCTACGTCCTCAACCATTCGCACAACCTGCTCATCCGCATCTCGACCTGGGGTGAGCCCTACGCGAACCCGGAGACCTTCCTGCCGGACCAATGCTGGGCGCTGCGGCGCGGCCAGTCGCACGAGGTTGCGCGGCCGGGAGCCGACATCGTCTGTGTGCACGCCAGCGGAAGCGTTCCCGTCGAACGGATGTGCGAACCGGTCATTGCGGGCGGCGAGGTCCTGGGCCTGATCTACGTGGAGGGGCTGTCGAGTCCGGAGGACCGCTTCCGCCTCGAACTGCTGATGGAGAATGTGGCGCTCGCGCTGGTGAACGAGAACCTGCGTGCGCGCCTTCGCGAACAATCTATCCGCGACCCCCTCACCCGCCTGTTCAACCGGCGGTACCTGGAAGAGGCGATGCAGATCGAGGCGGCGCGCGCCCAGCGGACCGGCGCGCCGCTGGCGGTCGTCATGGCGGACGTCGATCACTTCAAGCGCTTCAACGACACCCACGGCCACGAGGCAGGCGATGCGCTGCTCCGCGAGGTTGCCGGTCAGATCCAGGCGCATTTCCGGCATGGCGACATCGTGTGCCGCTATGGCGGCGAGGAGTTCACCGTCATCGCCCCGGGTGCCTCGCTGGAGTTGATCTGCCGGCGCGTGGACGAGCTTCGACGCGCCGTGCGCGAGATGACGATCGAATTCCGCGGGCAACGGCTCGGGCCGGTGACCATGTCGTTCGGCATCGACGTCTGGAACGCTGCCGACGAGCGATCGACGGACACACTGATCGGAGAGGCGGACCGGGCCCTGTTCCGCGCCAAGCGGCTGGGCCGCGACCGCATCGAAGTGGTGCCGCCGCGGGTGGACGAGGCGGCGGAATAG
- a CDS encoding EAL domain-containing protein — protein sequence MRRAKISADEGARLAAVAEYGLSDPKADPRLQEIAGAAARRFEAPVALVTLVREADQLFVARLGLEQGGTPRDVSFCSHALESDDLLVVLDAKLDPRFTDNPLVVGPPYVRFYAGAPLRAPSGHIVGTLCVIDQRPRGGFSARDRQALRALGLRAAERMEELRLAHARAAGPARFRPAAAASSEAVACTDARGRVTFWNEAAARLFGVAASEATGSQLVDFLPSLRDGAGLASLLDTPTDLDARRSNGALFPVEVLVHASSSSGSAAGYDVVVRDIGSRRRSDDLAVHASNQDPITGLPTRTVLVERITEFLERGEQIHLLRVGVAGLRQLEPTASPGSRDIALQKVARRLLDSVSPGDTVTRLDEEEFAVLRPMQPGEPRSAALVVADRILGSLIAPFEIGKQGLRLRAQVGIACYPKHADNAECLMAAAGAALQDARRDGKRTRRVYGEALKHEPLDEGDAGEALAQALARGEFELFYQPQVDLADGSLIGAEALIRWNHPERGLLVPGEFLDQIEHGPLAADVGTWVLETACSQAVGWRRREPRFRMSVNLFEAQFRGRDLAGEVRAILNRTGLAPTALELEVTEKVMLRHDAATLEALMALHAQGVRVAFDDFGTGYAALSMLKACPLNRLKVDRSFVKDITADGPDALIVAAIATLGAGLGLDVLAEGIENEAQWELVRTSGCRSGQGYLFGRPMPAPRFEEWMRQRHPLQPSGVRA from the coding sequence GTGAGACGAGCGAAGATTAGTGCAGACGAAGGCGCCCGGCTGGCTGCGGTTGCAGAATATGGCCTGAGCGATCCAAAGGCGGATCCGCGCCTTCAGGAGATCGCAGGCGCAGCAGCGCGCCGCTTCGAGGCTCCCGTCGCACTTGTCACGCTGGTGCGGGAAGCGGACCAGTTGTTCGTGGCCCGCCTGGGCCTGGAGCAGGGCGGCACTCCGCGCGACGTTTCCTTCTGCTCGCACGCACTGGAAAGCGACGACCTGCTGGTGGTGCTCGATGCAAAGCTCGACCCGCGCTTCACCGACAACCCGCTCGTGGTCGGCCCACCCTATGTCCGCTTCTATGCAGGCGCCCCCCTTCGCGCCCCGTCGGGCCACATCGTCGGCACCTTGTGCGTGATCGACCAGCGTCCGCGCGGCGGCTTTTCGGCACGGGATCGCCAGGCGCTGCGGGCGTTGGGACTTCGAGCCGCCGAGAGGATGGAGGAACTGCGGCTGGCGCATGCGCGCGCCGCTGGTCCGGCCCGTTTTCGTCCTGCCGCCGCCGCTTCTTCGGAGGCCGTCGCCTGTACCGATGCACGCGGCCGGGTAACCTTCTGGAACGAGGCGGCAGCGCGCTTGTTCGGTGTCGCCGCGTCCGAAGCGACAGGATCCCAGCTGGTCGATTTCCTCCCCTCCCTCCGCGACGGGGCGGGATTGGCATCGCTGCTCGACACGCCCACGGACCTGGATGCCCGGCGGTCTAACGGGGCGTTGTTCCCGGTCGAGGTGCTGGTGCACGCAAGCTCCTCCAGCGGAAGCGCCGCCGGATACGACGTCGTGGTGCGGGACATCGGGTCGCGCCGGCGCAGCGACGACCTCGCCGTGCATGCTTCGAACCAGGACCCCATTACGGGCCTGCCGACCCGAACCGTGCTGGTGGAGCGGATCACCGAATTCCTCGAGCGAGGCGAGCAGATCCATCTGCTACGCGTCGGCGTGGCAGGGCTCCGTCAGCTGGAGCCCACGGCATCGCCGGGAAGCCGCGACATCGCCCTGCAGAAGGTTGCGCGCCGCCTCCTCGACAGCGTGTCACCAGGGGACACGGTCACGCGGCTGGACGAAGAGGAGTTTGCGGTCCTGCGCCCGATGCAGCCGGGCGAGCCGCGTTCCGCCGCGCTGGTCGTCGCGGACCGCATCCTGGGATCGTTGATCGCGCCGTTCGAGATCGGCAAGCAGGGCCTCCGCCTCCGCGCCCAGGTGGGTATCGCCTGCTATCCCAAGCATGCCGACAACGCCGAATGTCTGATGGCAGCCGCCGGCGCCGCGCTCCAGGACGCCCGCCGGGACGGAAAACGGACGCGGCGCGTCTATGGAGAGGCCCTCAAGCACGAGCCCCTGGACGAAGGCGATGCCGGAGAGGCACTGGCCCAGGCACTGGCCCGGGGGGAGTTCGAGCTGTTCTACCAGCCCCAGGTGGATCTCGCGGACGGAAGCCTCATCGGTGCCGAGGCCCTGATCCGCTGGAACCACCCGGAGCGCGGATTGCTGGTGCCGGGCGAGTTCCTGGACCAGATCGAGCACGGGCCGCTGGCGGCGGATGTCGGCACCTGGGTGCTGGAGACCGCCTGCTCCCAGGCCGTCGGGTGGCGGCGGCGCGAGCCGCGGTTTCGGATGAGCGTCAACCTGTTCGAGGCTCAATTCCGCGGTCGCGATCTGGCAGGCGAGGTCCGCGCGATCCTCAACCGGACCGGACTGGCCCCGACCGCGCTGGAACTGGAGGTGACCGAAAAGGTCATGCTTCGCCACGACGCAGCCACGCTCGAGGCGCTGATGGCGTTGCACGCGCAGGGGGTCCGCGTCGCGTTCGATGATTTCGGCACCGGCTATGCGGCACTGAGCATGCTCAAGGCCTGCCCATTGAACCGGCTGAAGGTGGATCGCAGCTTCGTGAAGGACATCACGGCGGACGGGCCGGACGCCCTGATCGTGGCAGCCATCGCGACGCTTGGCGCCGGGCTCGGCCTCGACGTGCTGGCCGAGGGCATCGAGAACGAGGCGCAATGGGAGCTGGTGCGTACCAGCGGTTGCCGGAGTGGCCAGGGCTATCTGTTCGGCCGTCCGATGCCAGCGCCCCGGTTTGAGGAATGGATGCGGCAGCGACACCCGCTGCAACCGAGCGGAGTGCGCGCGTGA
- a CDS encoding cellulose synthase operon protein YhjQ/BcsQ has protein sequence MTMILMRSPKGGVGTTFLTARLAIALAGRGHDVSAVDCTTQEALKLYFGLSPAQTLEMLDAEATPDAIAGVELFQAYPEQNVEQVADQLLARCAKGKVCLVDLGTTGAQLRDRLLPHAALEICTLAPSPLALASLTKVDALTSVLSLTRTAFVLNQMDDRRRLSNDIHKLVRTLLGDQLLGTVRRDEAVMEALAAMKPLATFAPASAALTDVERLTETVIARCGLTPAGRLQDAAA, from the coding sequence ATGACCATGATCCTGATGCGCTCGCCCAAGGGCGGCGTGGGCACCACCTTCCTGACCGCCCGGCTGGCGATCGCGCTTGCGGGGCGGGGGCATGACGTTTCTGCGGTGGACTGCACCACCCAGGAGGCGCTCAAGCTTTATTTCGGCCTGTCGCCCGCCCAGACGCTGGAGATGCTGGATGCCGAGGCGACGCCCGACGCGATTGCCGGCGTTGAGCTGTTCCAGGCCTATCCCGAGCAGAACGTGGAGCAAGTGGCGGACCAGCTGCTCGCCCGCTGCGCGAAGGGGAAGGTCTGCCTCGTGGACCTCGGTACGACGGGCGCGCAGCTGCGCGACCGTCTGCTGCCGCATGCCGCGCTGGAGATCTGCACGCTGGCGCCTTCACCGCTGGCGCTCGCTTCGCTGACGAAGGTCGATGCCCTGACCTCGGTTCTGTCGCTCACGCGCACGGCCTTCGTCCTCAACCAGATGGACGACCGCCGCCGCCTGTCGAACGACATCCACAAGCTGGTGCGCACGCTGCTGGGGGACCAGCTGCTCGGCACGGTGCGCCGCGATGAGGCGGTGATGGAGGCGCTGGCCGCCATGAAGCCGCTCGCCACCTTCGCCCCGGCCAGCGCGGCCCTGACGGATGTCGAACGGCTGACGGAGACGGTGATCGCACGCTGCGGCCTCACGCCGGCCGGACGCTTGCAGGACGCCGCCGCATGA
- the bcsA gene encoding UDP-forming cellulose synthase catalytic subunit — MTEPASPMSRVARVLIAIPVLMAVVAVLLIPLDFRTQWIFAGTTIIGALLIGRNKSRRGTLAIAALSLLMSTRYLIWRTTTTLEFDSIPEMLLGTGLYLAELYAWVILVLGFLQTSWPLDRPVIEIEGTPDTWPMVDLYIPTYNESLEIVRNTAYAAMDMDYPRERFRVFILDDGRRPEFRAMARQVGCGYLTRTDNLHAKAGNMNAALRKTEGELIAIFDCDHVPTRAFLQLTVGWFQKDPKLALLQTPHHFYSPDPVQRNLAGAGDMPGEGDLFYGAVQRGNDLWNATFFCGSCAIIRREALMQTNGFAGETVTEDAHTALKLQRMGWNTAYIAARLSAGLATERLVLHIGQRIRWARGMTQIMRIDNPLLGRGLNWQQRLCYVNAMLHFQFPLPRIVFLTSPLAYLLAGANIIHASAGLIFAYAAPHLFLAMQSSERIQGGERRPFWGEIYETLLAFHLVKPTVYTLFRPHEGKFNVTDKGSLLDRTYFDFATVKPHLITIGLLLFGIAFGFARRLLFPGEFDVQLDTLFLNTAWAMFSVIILLAAVSVARERRQTRQHIRLPVKLPVTVYLDDGYVLDGTTKDVSLGGLSLTLPEGVTLTGRTVTDVALPMGDDMLTLPVETMRSRGSNAFLRFPELSPDRVRLLVRSVMGRADAWQPAGPHPTVSGFRSLAHIMAIGIGTLGNIFRREPKNVAAGTPAPIKAAAALALTVFGAAMLRPDVAHAQVAPETAGAAVAPAADGTGRQIRLTLRDLQQRQPIRLGSTHGEIGIPFGVRSDAVVTSATMTLTFAYSPALLGDLSQMVVLVNGETVRTIPLVRETAGGTQLTFPVDPALFLPGDNRLNLRFLGHYARDCEDPFHSSLWANISNTRTYLDLSVQPLPLNPNLSRWPAPFVDRADPRALNLPFVFLSTPTAGELEAASALASWFGSLASYRGFSFPPRYNQLPRGNAVLFLTNARRMGNFGGNIQGPSASVVRNPADPSGTLLLVMGRDDRELKQAAAALALSRGLAGGTSASFAGVRIPSMPRYSAPRWLRTDRPVELGEFTQAYALQGQGLPPGPLTTSFRVAPDLFFWPRQGGDLRLHYRYPGAPWLDRRASRLDISINNQYLGTEPLRGASWWRRLMGDDAAESYTSTADIVLPDYNLFGQNQLILDYNLIVADKKRCEGTLPDNVRVSILPDSTIDLGHAYHAIRMPDLATFAGAGYPFTIRPDLGETVVMVGPNPAPATVEALLAVMGRLGDSTGAAATQVTVVTDGSADRATGKNVLIVGDMKLAAGSLFADAPVHYENGRLQVRKRNPIMRAVQFVSPDSRDAEETVGEALYSSDNFSGIVSFQSPFDSDRTVVALLATDPLNLPQMVAGLADVKINAAVQGDLSIFTGDDMASFAVGDRYWVGALPLWMKAAYWTSQRPWLLALSGILAAILLSWPAYFLLKRQERKRLQAVEK; from the coding sequence ATGACGGAGCCCGCCTCGCCGATGTCGCGCGTGGCGCGCGTGCTGATCGCGATACCCGTCCTGATGGCGGTCGTCGCGGTGCTTCTGATTCCGCTCGATTTCCGCACCCAATGGATCTTCGCGGGCACCACCATCATCGGCGCGCTGCTGATCGGGCGGAACAAGTCCCGTCGTGGCACCCTTGCGATCGCCGCGCTCTCGTTGCTGATGTCGACGCGCTACCTGATCTGGCGGACGACGACGACGCTGGAGTTCGACTCCATCCCCGAAATGCTGCTGGGCACCGGCCTCTACCTGGCCGAGCTCTATGCCTGGGTGATCCTGGTGCTCGGCTTCCTGCAGACCAGCTGGCCGCTTGACCGCCCGGTGATCGAGATCGAGGGGACGCCCGACACCTGGCCGATGGTCGATCTCTACATCCCGACCTACAACGAGAGCCTCGAGATCGTCCGCAACACCGCGTACGCGGCGATGGACATGGACTATCCGCGGGAACGCTTTCGCGTGTTCATCCTGGATGACGGGCGTCGCCCGGAGTTCCGGGCGATGGCCCGCCAGGTCGGCTGCGGCTATCTGACCCGCACGGACAATCTCCACGCCAAGGCGGGCAACATGAACGCCGCGCTCCGCAAGACGGAGGGCGAGCTGATCGCGATCTTCGACTGCGACCATGTGCCGACCCGCGCCTTTCTCCAGCTGACGGTCGGCTGGTTCCAGAAGGATCCGAAGCTGGCGTTGCTGCAGACGCCGCACCACTTCTATTCGCCCGATCCCGTGCAGCGGAACCTGGCGGGGGCAGGCGACATGCCGGGGGAGGGCGACCTCTTCTACGGCGCTGTCCAGCGCGGCAACGATCTTTGGAACGCGACCTTCTTTTGCGGCTCGTGCGCGATCATCCGCCGCGAGGCGCTGATGCAGACCAACGGCTTCGCCGGCGAGACGGTGACCGAGGATGCGCATACCGCGCTCAAGCTGCAGCGCATGGGCTGGAACACCGCCTACATCGCCGCGCGCCTGTCGGCCGGCCTGGCGACCGAGCGCCTGGTGCTGCACATCGGCCAGCGCATCCGCTGGGCGCGCGGCATGACGCAGATCATGCGCATCGACAATCCGCTGCTCGGGCGCGGCCTGAACTGGCAGCAGCGGCTTTGCTACGTCAACGCGATGCTGCACTTCCAGTTTCCGTTGCCGCGGATCGTGTTCCTGACGTCTCCGCTCGCCTATCTGCTTGCCGGCGCGAACATCATCCACGCCTCGGCCGGGCTGATCTTCGCCTATGCAGCACCGCACCTGTTCCTGGCGATGCAGTCGAGCGAACGCATCCAGGGCGGCGAGCGCCGTCCGTTCTGGGGCGAGATCTACGAGACGCTGCTCGCCTTCCACCTCGTCAAGCCGACGGTCTACACGCTGTTCCGCCCGCACGAGGGCAAGTTCAACGTGACGGACAAGGGCAGTCTGCTCGACCGGACCTATTTCGACTTCGCGACGGTCAAGCCGCACCTGATCACGATTGGCCTGCTGCTGTTCGGCATCGCCTTCGGCTTTGCGCGGCGGCTTCTGTTCCCCGGCGAGTTCGATGTGCAGCTCGACACGCTGTTCCTCAACACGGCCTGGGCGATGTTCAGCGTGATCATCCTGCTGGCGGCCGTGTCGGTGGCACGCGAGCGGCGCCAGACGCGCCAGCATATCCGCTTGCCGGTGAAGCTGCCGGTGACCGTGTACCTCGACGATGGCTATGTGCTCGACGGGACTACCAAGGACGTGTCGCTGGGCGGCCTGTCGCTCACGCTGCCCGAAGGCGTGACGCTGACGGGACGTACCGTGACCGACGTTGCCCTGCCGATGGGAGACGACATGCTGACACTGCCGGTGGAGACGATGCGAAGCCGTGGATCGAACGCCTTTCTCCGTTTCCCCGAGTTGTCGCCCGACCGGGTCCGCCTGCTGGTTCGGTCGGTGATGGGCCGCGCCGACGCCTGGCAGCCCGCGGGGCCGCACCCGACCGTTTCGGGCTTCCGTTCGCTCGCGCACATCATGGCGATCGGCATCGGCACGCTCGGCAACATCTTCCGCCGGGAGCCCAAGAACGTCGCGGCCGGCACCCCCGCGCCGATCAAGGCCGCTGCGGCCCTGGCACTCACCGTCTTCGGCGCGGCGATGCTGCGTCCCGACGTTGCCCACGCACAGGTGGCGCCGGAGACCGCTGGCGCCGCGGTCGCTCCGGCTGCCGATGGGACCGGTCGCCAGATCCGCCTGACGCTGCGCGACCTGCAGCAGCGCCAGCCGATCCGTCTGGGCAGCACCCATGGTGAGATCGGCATCCCGTTCGGCGTGCGCTCCGATGCGGTCGTCACTTCTGCGACGATGACGCTGACCTTCGCCTATTCGCCCGCGCTGCTCGGCGACCTCAGCCAGATGGTGGTGCTGGTCAATGGCGAGACGGTTCGCACCATTCCGCTGGTGCGGGAGACGGCAGGCGGCACCCAGCTGACCTTCCCGGTCGATCCGGCGCTGTTCCTGCCGGGGGACAATCGCCTGAACCTGCGGTTCCTGGGTCACTACGCCCGCGATTGCGAGGACCCGTTCCACAGCTCGCTTTGGGCGAACATCAGCAACACGCGCACCTATCTGGACCTTTCCGTCCAGCCGCTGCCGCTCAACCCCAATCTCTCCCGCTGGCCGGCGCCGTTCGTCGATCGCGCCGATCCGCGCGCGCTCAACCTGCCGTTCGTGTTCCTGAGCACGCCGACGGCCGGTGAACTGGAGGCCGCGTCCGCGCTCGCCTCCTGGTTCGGCAGCCTGGCGAGCTACCGCGGCTTCTCCTTCCCGCCGCGCTACAACCAGCTGCCGCGCGGCAACGCGGTGCTGTTCCTGACCAACGCGCGCCGGATGGGCAACTTCGGCGGCAACATCCAGGGGCCGTCCGCCTCCGTCGTCCGCAATCCGGCCGATCCCTCCGGCACGCTGCTGCTGGTGATGGGCCGCGACGACCGCGAGCTGAAGCAGGCGGCGGCGGCGCTGGCGCTCAGCCGCGGGCTCGCGGGTGGAACGAGCGCGTCCTTCGCGGGCGTCCGTATCCCGTCGATGCCGCGCTACAGCGCGCCGCGCTGGCTGCGCACGGATCGTCCGGTGGAACTCGGCGAGTTCACCCAGGCCTATGCGCTGCAGGGGCAGGGGCTGCCGCCCGGACCGCTCACGACGTCGTTCCGCGTCGCGCCCGATCTCTTCTTCTGGCCGCGTCAGGGTGGCGACCTGCGCCTGCACTACCGCTACCCGGGGGCGCCCTGGCTCGACCGGCGTGCCTCGCGGCTCGATATCTCGATCAACAACCAATATCTCGGCACGGAGCCGTTGCGTGGCGCGTCCTGGTGGCGGCGGTTGATGGGTGACGATGCGGCGGAGTCCTACACGTCCACCGCAGACATCGTGCTGCCCGACTACAACCTGTTCGGCCAGAACCAGCTGATCCTGGACTATAACCTGATCGTTGCCGACAAGAAGCGGTGCGAAGGCACGCTTCCGGACAATGTGCGGGTCAGCATCCTGCCGGACAGCACGATCGACCTTGGCCACGCCTATCACGCCATCCGCATGCCGGACCTCGCGACCTTCGCGGGCGCGGGCTATCCGTTCACCATCCGACCGGACCTGGGCGAGACGGTGGTCATGGTGGGTCCCAACCCGGCACCTGCGACGGTGGAAGCGCTGCTGGCGGTGATGGGTCGCCTGGGCGATTCCACCGGCGCCGCCGCGACCCAGGTGACGGTGGTGACCGACGGTTCGGCCGATCGCGCGACGGGCAAGAACGTGCTCATCGTCGGCGACATGAAGCTCGCAGCCGGCTCGCTCTTCGCGGACGCGCCCGTCCACTATGAGAACGGCCGCCTGCAGGTGCGCAAGCGGAACCCGATCATGCGCGCGGTCCAGTTCGTCTCCCCCGACAGCCGCGATGCGGAGGAAACGGTGGGAGAGGCGCTCTACAGCAGCGACAACTTCAGCGGCATCGTGAGCTTCCAGTCGCCGTTCGACAGCGACCGCACCGTGGTGGCGCTGCTGGCGACCGATCCGCTGAACCTGCCCCAGATGGTCGCGGGCCTGGCCGACGTGAAGATCAATGCGGCGGTCCAGGGCGATCTCTCGATCTTCACGGGCGACGACATGGCCAGCTTCGCGGTCGGCGATCGCTACTGGGTCGGTGCGCTGCCGCTCTGGATGAAGGCAGCCTATTGGACCAGCCAGCGTCCCTGGCTACTGGCGCTTTCCGGCATCCTGGCGGCGATCCTGTTGTCCTGGCCTGCCTATTTCCTGCTCAAGCGACAGGAGCGCAAGCGGCTCCAAGCGGTGGAAAAGTAA